In a genomic window of uncultured Flavobacterium sp.:
- a CDS encoding AGE family epimerase/isomerase, whose product MSAKLKQLKAGLSAELDSILNYWSKHTLDNENGGFIGQIDFNDHIIANTEKGSVLNARILWTFSSSYKVTKNESHKTIAKRAFDFLSNNFYDPEFGGLFWSINADKTPKDTKNQIYALAFAIYGLSEYYAISKDDKALEIAINLYLKIQKHSYDPVNKGYFEALTRDWQPIEDLRLSDKDANEKKTMNTHLHIVEAYANLFKVWKDKKLQSDIVDLLETIEKHFINTETGHLRLFFDENWIEKPDVISYGHDIEAAWLLLQCAEISEDENLIVNYKKHAIQMADVTQEGLDSDGGLWYEFDPEKNELIAEKHWWVQAEALIGFYNAYQLTGDQKYLDIVYKNWDFIQKHILDKQNGEWFWGINRDNSRLEKDKAGFWKCPYHNGRACLELIHRIEN is encoded by the coding sequence GTGTCAGCAAAATTAAAACAGCTTAAAGCCGGATTATCAGCCGAACTTGATTCAATTTTGAATTATTGGTCAAAACATACTTTAGATAACGAAAATGGAGGTTTTATTGGTCAAATTGATTTCAACGATCACATTATTGCCAATACCGAAAAAGGTTCTGTTTTGAATGCCCGAATTTTATGGACTTTTTCATCAAGTTATAAAGTCACAAAAAACGAAAGTCACAAAACAATCGCCAAACGTGCTTTTGATTTTCTTTCGAATAATTTTTATGATCCAGAATTTGGAGGTTTATTTTGGAGTATCAATGCTGATAAAACACCAAAAGACACCAAAAATCAAATCTATGCTTTAGCTTTTGCGATTTATGGATTATCTGAATATTATGCTATTTCTAAAGATGATAAAGCTTTAGAAATAGCTATAAATTTATATTTAAAAATCCAGAAACACAGTTACGATCCTGTAAACAAAGGTTATTTTGAAGCTTTAACCCGAGATTGGCAACCAATCGAAGATTTACGTTTGAGCGATAAAGATGCCAACGAAAAAAAGACAATGAACACGCATTTGCATATTGTAGAAGCGTATGCAAATTTGTTTAAAGTCTGGAAAGATAAAAAACTGCAAAGTGATATAGTTGATTTATTAGAAACCATAGAAAAACATTTCATCAATACCGAAACAGGACATTTACGATTGTTTTTTGATGAAAACTGGATCGAAAAACCGGACGTAATCTCTTATGGTCATGATATCGAAGCGGCTTGGCTTTTATTGCAATGTGCTGAAATTTCTGAAGATGAAAATTTAATTGTCAATTATAAAAAACACGCGATTCAAATGGCCGATGTTACGCAAGAAGGTTTGGATTCTGATGGCGGATTATGGTATGAATTTGATCCTGAAAAGAACGAATTGATTGCCGAAAAACATTGGTGGGTTCAGGCCGAAGCTTTAATTGGTTTTTATAATGCGTATCAATTAACGGGCGATCAAAAGTATCTGGACATTGTTTACAAAAACTGGGATTTTATACAAAAACACATTTTAGACAAACAAAACGGAGAATGGTTTTGGGGAATTAACCGTGATAATTCTCGACTAGAGAAAGATAAAGCCGGTTTCTGGAAATGTCCTTATCATAATGGCCGCGCGTGTTTAGAGCTTATTCATAGAATAGAAAACTAA
- a CDS encoding carbohydrate binding domain-containing protein, producing MKQFLFFSLLFLTTITNAQTNLIKNGGFESELINWRGEEIASISPYDKKFGQKSALINQFVGAEWKALDQIVSLPKNTYAVEFSVWIKTESIEDQKEAYKAGAMIAEFTDASEKKISSENIAQVKGTTAWTNYKKTIKVPADAKKIRIMLALAQTNGSIYFDDVKAITLSEEEYLRQNPIAVSSESQKSDSGLKIFSNGNFENNLSSWNGSGLISTTDKKEGNAASEITSKTAEWKAIDQIADINPNDKTIEISGWLKAKDIQQGKDSWNNGMLIIEFKKDNNQKASEDQVIATVTGTTDWISFQKSFTIPQGALQYRIMIALSNCTGTLLTDNIEVKLSK from the coding sequence ATGAAACAATTCCTTTTTTTTAGTTTACTATTTCTAACTACAATAACAAACGCTCAAACCAACCTCATAAAAAATGGTGGATTCGAAAGTGAGCTCATAAATTGGCGTGGGGAAGAAATTGCGTCAATTTCTCCATATGATAAAAAATTTGGACAAAAAAGTGCCTTAATCAATCAATTCGTTGGAGCCGAATGGAAAGCTCTCGATCAAATTGTTTCGCTTCCTAAAAATACCTATGCTGTAGAATTTAGTGTTTGGATAAAAACAGAAAGTATTGAAGATCAAAAAGAAGCGTATAAAGCCGGCGCTATGATTGCCGAATTTACAGACGCATCTGAAAAGAAAATTAGCTCAGAAAATATCGCGCAAGTTAAAGGAACTACAGCCTGGACAAATTATAAAAAAACAATTAAAGTTCCTGCCGATGCAAAAAAGATCAGAATCATGCTGGCATTAGCACAAACAAATGGTTCCATTTATTTTGATGATGTAAAAGCAATTACGCTTTCTGAAGAAGAATATCTAAGACAAAATCCAATTGCTGTAAGTTCTGAAAGTCAAAAAAGTGATTCAGGTTTAAAAATATTTTCAAACGGAAATTTTGAAAACAACCTTTCTTCATGGAATGGATCCGGGTTAATTTCAACTACAGATAAAAAAGAAGGAAATGCAGCCTCTGAAATAACATCAAAAACAGCCGAATGGAAAGCTATTGATCAAATCGCTGATATTAACCCTAACGACAAAACAATTGAAATTTCAGGCTGGCTAAAAGCAAAAGACATTCAACAAGGCAAAGACAGTTGGAATAACGGTATGCTAATTATTGAATTCAAAAAAGATAATAATCAAAAAGCATCCGAAGATCAAGTAATTGCAACTGTAACAGGAACTACAGACTGGATATCATTTCAAAAATCATTTACAATTCCTCAAGGAGCTTTACAATACCGAATCATGATTGCATTAAGTAACTGTACCGGAACATTATTAACTGATAACATTGAGGTAAAACTCTCTAAATAA
- a CDS encoding glycosyl hydrolase, which translates to MKTTFLKISFISLLVLTITSCSSDNGSQDEVVINPPAETDPLTTQNVTTYMVDASATKETVALFYNLKKLAKTKFAIGQQDAFNSFYQDNGGDSDIKKNTGSDPALLGSDFIFITDKNNNNQADNWFYQQELNTISNVKSAYAKGVINTFSWHLREPNNENSFYAADMTADQKATAFKSILPGGTNHEWYKKKLDKVASVFLSLKGANSELIPIIFRPFHEFDGSWFWWGANFCSADDYKKAYQFTVDYLKNTKGVHNVLYAFSPDNSYTTADNYLSRYPGDKYVDVLGMDNYGDFDNQGQTGATKANTKLIMIGSLAASKVKIAALTETGYQVTATKAPITDWFSNYLYGAISNTQGYDSTISISYVMFWNNSKDGYYVPNGSVSNAADFKTFATKPKSALLNTLPKMYELPK; encoded by the coding sequence ATGAAAACTACATTTCTCAAAATATCATTTATAAGTCTGTTGGTTTTAACCATAACAAGTTGTTCGAGTGATAACGGATCGCAAGATGAAGTTGTCATTAATCCGCCTGCAGAAACTGATCCGTTGACGACACAAAATGTCACGACATATATGGTCGATGCAAGTGCTACCAAAGAAACTGTAGCTTTATTTTATAACTTAAAAAAACTGGCAAAAACTAAATTTGCAATCGGACAACAAGATGCTTTTAATAGTTTTTATCAGGATAATGGCGGAGACTCGGATATTAAGAAAAATACAGGTTCTGATCCTGCGCTTTTAGGCTCTGATTTTATATTTATCACAGACAAAAACAATAATAATCAAGCTGATAACTGGTTTTATCAACAGGAATTAAATACGATTAGTAATGTAAAAAGTGCTTACGCGAAAGGTGTAATCAATACTTTTTCCTGGCATTTGAGAGAACCTAATAATGAAAATTCTTTTTATGCCGCAGATATGACAGCGGACCAAAAAGCAACAGCTTTTAAAAGTATTTTACCTGGAGGAACAAACCACGAATGGTACAAGAAAAAACTAGACAAAGTAGCAAGTGTATTTTTGAGTTTAAAAGGCGCAAATAGCGAATTGATTCCGATAATCTTCAGACCGTTTCATGAGTTTGACGGAAGTTGGTTTTGGTGGGGCGCTAATTTTTGTTCTGCCGATGATTATAAAAAAGCCTATCAGTTTACGGTTGATTATTTAAAAAACACCAAAGGCGTTCATAACGTTTTGTATGCTTTCTCGCCGGACAACTCTTATACAACTGCAGATAATTATTTAAGTCGATATCCTGGTGATAAATATGTCGACGTTCTTGGAATGGATAATTACGGTGATTTTGACAATCAAGGTCAAACTGGTGCAACTAAAGCAAATACAAAACTAATAATGATTGGAAGTCTGGCTGCTAGTAAAGTAAAAATTGCAGCGTTAACAGAAACGGGATATCAGGTTACTGCAACAAAAGCTCCAATTACAGATTGGTTTTCGAATTATTTATATGGCGCAATAAGCAATACTCAAGGATATGATTCGACAATATCGATTAGTTATGTAATGTTCTGGAACAACAGCAAAGACGGATATTATGTTCCAAATGGTTCGGTTTCGAATGCTGCAGATTTTAAAACATTTGCGACAAAACCAAAATCGGCATTATTGAATACTTTGCCTAAGATGTATGAATTGCCGAAGTAA
- a CDS encoding glycosidase produces the protein MTTITSSAIFQDRKVALEKEHRTLVEQKNAPQDQAGNGIYERYKNPVVTAAHVPLNWRFDLNETTNPFLQERIGMNAAFNAGAMKWNGKYLLAVRVEGIDRKSFFAIAESPNGVDNFKFWEKPCVIPQTSEPDTNVYDMRLINHEDGWVYGIFCTERKDPKAPKGDTSSAVANAGIVRSKDLINWERLPDLISNTGQQRNVVLHPEFVDGKYALYTRPQDGFIDVGAGGGIGLGYVDDMTNPVVKDEKIIFGKQYHTIYELKNGLGPAPIKTEKGWLHLAHGVRNTAAGLRYTLYMFMTDLNDISKVTHVPAGHFMGPEGIERVGDVSNVLFSNGWIEDTDGTVYVYYASSDTRMHVAVSSVEKLVDYVTNAPSDTFISAGSVKTIISQIEKNNTI, from the coding sequence ATGACAACAATAACCTCTTCAGCTATATTTCAAGATAGAAAAGTAGCATTAGAAAAAGAACATAGAACATTGGTTGAGCAAAAGAATGCTCCACAAGATCAAGCCGGAAACGGTATTTACGAACGCTACAAAAATCCAGTTGTTACAGCAGCACACGTACCATTGAACTGGCGTTTTGATTTGAACGAAACAACCAATCCTTTTTTGCAGGAAAGAATTGGGATGAACGCAGCTTTTAACGCTGGCGCAATGAAATGGAATGGGAAATATCTCCTTGCCGTTCGTGTAGAAGGAATCGACAGAAAATCTTTTTTCGCTATAGCGGAAAGTCCAAATGGCGTAGATAATTTTAAGTTTTGGGAGAAACCATGCGTGATTCCACAAACGTCAGAACCGGACACAAACGTTTATGACATGCGTTTAATCAACCATGAAGACGGTTGGGTTTACGGTATTTTTTGTACCGAAAGAAAAGATCCAAAAGCTCCAAAAGGCGATACAAGTTCGGCTGTAGCCAATGCCGGAATCGTTCGCTCAAAAGATTTGATTAACTGGGAAAGATTGCCGGATTTGATTTCGAATACAGGACAACAACGAAATGTAGTTTTACATCCGGAATTCGTAGACGGAAAATATGCTTTATACACGCGTCCGCAAGATGGATTTATTGATGTTGGAGCCGGTGGCGGAATTGGTTTAGGATATGTAGATGACATGACAAATCCGGTTGTAAAAGACGAAAAAATTATCTTCGGAAAACAATATCATACTATTTATGAATTGAAAAATGGTCTTGGTCCCGCTCCAATTAAAACCGAAAAAGGTTGGTTGCATCTTGCACACGGCGTTAGAAATACAGCTGCAGGATTGCGCTACACACTTTATATGTTCATGACAGATTTGAATGACATTTCGAAAGTTACGCACGTTCCTGCTGGACATTTTATGGGACCAGAAGGAATCGAAAGAGTTGGCGATGTCTCAAATGTTTTATTCTCAAACGGTTGGATTGAAGATACTGACGGAACCGTTTATGTATATTATGCTTCATCTGATACAAGAATGCACGTTGCAGTTTCGTCTGTAGAAAAACTGGTTGATTATGTTACTAATGCGCCTTCAGATACTTTTATTTCTGCAGGATCTGTAAAAACAATCATTAGCCAAATCGAAAAAAACAACACAATATAA
- a CDS encoding MFS transporter: protein MHDKISLKEKIGYGLGDAASSMFWKIFSMYLLFFYTDVFGLAPAVVGTMFLITRIWDSCFDPIVGIIADRTKSKWGKFRPYLLWVAVPFAVIGVLTFYTPDFDEKGKIIYAYVTYSAMMMIYSLINVPYASLLGVMSSDRKERTTLSSYRMVFAFGGSLLALWLIEPLVNYFGGSLNSKTGWLATITVFGVITTAFFWGCFFFTKERVKPISDEKNNLKEDLKDLLKNKPWWILLGAGIGALVFNSIRDGAAVYYFKYYVSSSVNFDFSLFGTSFHMTPTSIYLVLGQAANIIGVIAATPIANRIGKKKTFFGAMALAAILSLIFYFFGKEDILLILIFQVLISICAGCIFPLIWSMYADSADYSEWKQGRRATGLVFSASSMSQKFGWTIGGAGTGWLLGYYGFQANVEQTAVTQNGIQLMLSILPAIAAIISVVFILFYPLSEEKLQIIEQDLDEKRDQNN from the coding sequence ATGCACGACAAAATTAGTTTAAAAGAAAAAATAGGTTACGGCCTTGGAGACGCCGCATCATCTATGTTCTGGAAAATTTTCAGCATGTACCTCCTATTTTTCTACACCGATGTTTTCGGTTTGGCGCCAGCAGTCGTTGGAACCATGTTTTTGATCACCAGAATCTGGGATTCTTGTTTTGACCCAATTGTTGGAATCATCGCTGACCGAACAAAAAGCAAATGGGGAAAATTCAGACCGTATTTATTATGGGTTGCCGTGCCTTTTGCTGTTATTGGAGTTTTGACTTTTTACACACCCGATTTTGACGAAAAAGGAAAAATAATATATGCCTACGTAACCTATTCGGCGATGATGATGATTTATTCCTTAATCAATGTACCGTATGCATCACTTTTAGGCGTTATGTCTTCTGACCGAAAAGAAAGAACCACATTATCCTCCTATAGAATGGTTTTTGCTTTTGGCGGAAGCCTTCTCGCACTTTGGTTAATTGAACCATTAGTAAATTACTTCGGCGGAAGCCTGAATTCTAAAACAGGTTGGTTGGCAACAATCACCGTTTTTGGAGTAATTACAACAGCTTTTTTCTGGGGTTGTTTTTTCTTCACCAAAGAAAGAGTAAAACCAATTTCCGACGAAAAAAACAACTTAAAAGAAGATTTAAAAGATTTATTAAAAAATAAACCGTGGTGGATTTTATTAGGTGCCGGAATTGGCGCTTTAGTTTTCAATTCAATCCGCGATGGTGCAGCCGTTTACTACTTTAAATATTATGTAAGCAGCAGCGTAAACTTTGATTTTTCCCTTTTTGGAACAAGTTTCCATATGACACCAACTTCTATTTATTTGGTTCTGGGACAAGCAGCAAATATTATTGGAGTTATTGCCGCCACGCCAATCGCAAATAGAATTGGAAAAAAGAAAACCTTTTTTGGTGCCATGGCTTTAGCAGCAATATTGAGTTTGATTTTCTATTTCTTCGGAAAAGAAGATATTTTGTTAATCCTGATTTTCCAGGTTTTAATCAGTATTTGTGCCGGTTGCATTTTCCCATTAATTTGGTCAATGTATGCAGATAGCGCCGATTATTCAGAGTGGAAACAAGGACGAAGAGCAACAGGATTAGTATTCTCTGCTTCGTCAATGTCACAAAAATTCGGATGGACAATTGGTGGCGCCGGAACCGGATGGCTTTTAGGCTATTATGGTTTTCAGGCAAATGTTGAACAAACCGCCGTAACTCAAAACGGAATTCAATTAATGTTAAGTATTCTTCCTGCAATTGCAGCAATTATATCAGTCGTTTTTATCTTATTCTATCCATTATCTGAAGAAAAACTTCAAATAATCGAACAAGATTTGGACGAAAAACGAGACCAGAACAATTAA